A window of the Ipomoea triloba cultivar NCNSP0323 chromosome 14, ASM357664v1 genome harbors these coding sequences:
- the LOC116004108 gene encoding uncharacterized protein LOC116004108, with translation MEGTNVGATMIARRTCSGDSRDSCCINIYISNNVQGVNNSILVGSNVKLRDPGVSFSLDGLTFQTESPQRKNRLSDTAVAFSVILLSAALIISLFLSLFL, from the coding sequence ATGGAGGGGACCAACGTCGGAGCAACGATGATCGCCCGTCGGACATGCTCGGGAGACTCCCGGGACAGCTGCTGCATAAACATTTACATCAGCAACAACGTTCAAGGGGTGAACAACTCCATCCTGGTCGGGAGCAACGTCAAACTGAGAGATCCCGGGGTCAGCTTCTCCCTGGATGGCTTAACTTTCCAGACTGAATCTCCGCAAAGAAAGAACAGACTAAGTGACACAGCTGTGGCATTCTCCGTGATTTTGCTTTCTGCAGCTTTGATCATCTCCCTGTTCTTGTCCCTGTTTCTTTAG
- the LOC116003522 gene encoding photosystem II reaction center PSB28 protein, chloroplastic, producing MATLQSLAFSPPCSHSHQPRFALGMTFVHQKPRSTFSGQPLYLPRLHISSCTQTRKTPSRLTIMMVKPSIQFIQGTDEQTVPDVRLTKSRDGTNGMAIFNFSQPSVFDSSQEVGDITGFYMIDEEGVLQSVDVNAKFVNGKPAGIEAKYIMRNPREWDRFMRFMERYANANGLAFVKK from the exons ATGGCAACACTACAGTCCCTTGCATTCTCGCCCCCATGTTCACATTCCCATCAGCCTCGGTTTGCTCTAG GTATGACATTTGTTCATCAAAAACCACGCTCCACGTTCAGTGGTCAGCCACTGTACCTGCCTCGTTTGCATATTTCCTCCTGCACACAAACCCGAAAAACACCTAGCAGACTAACAATAATGATGGTAAAACCATCGATTCAGTTCATACAAGGAACGGATGAGCAGACAGTACCAGATGTTAGACTAACCAAATCCCGGGATGGAACAAACGGCATGGCCATATTCAATTTCAGCCAACCCTCGGTTTTTGACTCATCTCAGGAAGTCGGTGACATTACTGGGTTCTACATGATCGACGAAGAAGGGGTTCTCCAGTCAGTCGATGTGAATGCCAAGTTTGTCAACGGGAAACCTGCAGGGATTGAAGCTAAGTACATCATGAGGAACCCTCGGGAATGGGACAGGTTCATGAGATTCATGGAGCGCTATGCTAACGCTAATGGCCTGGCATTTGTCAAAAAATGA
- the LOC116003725 gene encoding NADH dehydrogenase [ubiquinone] 1 alpha subcomplex subunit 9, mitochondrial, which translates to MQAVTRRLGQQSFNPSSPSISALKSSYLLSDQCYGIGTPRYASNLTAKGTGHIVRKGTGGRSSVSGIVATVFGATGFLGRYLVQQLAKMGSQVLVPFRGSEDCHRHLKLMGDLGQIVPMKYNPRDENSIKAVMAKANVVINLIGREYETRNYSFEEVNHYMAQQLASIAKEHGGVLRFIQLSRLGASPTSPSRMLRAKAAAEEAILQEIPEATILKPAVMIGTEDRILNPWAQFAKNFGFIPLIGDGSTKIQPVYVADVASAVIASLKDDGTSMGKVYELGGPEIYTMHQLAELMYDMIREWPRYVKVPFPIAKAIATPREVLLKKVPFPLPTPSIFNLDLIEALTTDTVVSKDALTFDDLGIVPHKLKGYPVEYLIQYRKGGPQYGSTVSERVSPESYP; encoded by the exons ATGCAGGCCGTTACGAGGCGTCTAGGGCAACAATCTTTCAATCCGTCTTCACCTTCAATTTCAGCTCTCAAGTCTTCCTATCTGCTCTCCGATCAAT GCTATGGAATTGGAACTCCGCGCTATGCATCTAACCTCACTGCCAAAGGTACTGGACACATAGTTCGCAAGGGAACTGGAGGGAGATCATCTGTGAG TGGAATtgttgctacagtgtttggggCAACAGGATTTCTTGGGCGGTACCTAGTGCAGCAGCTTG CTAAAATGGGTTCTCAAGTTTTGGTACCTTTCCGAGGATCTGAAGATTGTCATCGTCATCTCAAGTTAATGGGTGATTTGGGTCAG ATTGTTCCAATGAAATACAACCCCAGAGATGAAAATTCAATAAAAGCAGTGATGGCAAAAGCTAATGTTGTTATCAATCTTATCG GAAGGGAGTACGAGACAAGGAATTACAGCTTTGAGGAAGTCAACCACTATATGGCTCAACAGCTTGCTTCA ATTGCCAAAGAACACGGTGGAGTTTTGAGATTTATACAGCTTTCAAGGTTGGGGGCATCTCCAACATCCCCATCCAGAATGCTTAGGGCTAAAGCTGCAGCTGAGGAAGCTATTTTACAAGAAATTCCCGAG GCAACAATATTGAAGCCTGCTGTAATGATTGGTACTGAGGATAGAATTCTAAATCCTTGGGCACAATTTGCGAAGAATTTTGGCTTTATCCCATTAATTGGAGATGGCTCTACAAA AATCCAACCTGTATATGTTGCTGATGTTGCATCTGCAGTTATTGCATCACTGAAAGATGATGGTACCAGCATGGGAAAAGTTTATGAACTTGGTGGACCGGAAATTTACACTATGCATCAATTG GCAGAGCTTATGTATGACATGATCCGTGAATGGCCTCGCTATGTTAAGGTTCCTTTCCCTATTGCTAAG GCAATTGCTACACCTCGAGAAGTACTGCTCAAGAAAGTTCCCTTTCCATTGCCAACTCCCTCAATATTTAACCTGGATTTGATTGAAGCCCTTACCACTGATACTGTTGTGTCAAAAGATG CTTTGACATTTGATGATCTTGGGATTGTCCCCCATAAGCTGAAGGGCTATCCAGTTGAGTATCTTATCCAATATCGTAAAGGTGGACCTCAATATGGTTCAACAGTTAGTGAAAGAGTATCCCCCGAGTCTTATCCATGA
- the LOC116003521 gene encoding auxin-responsive protein IAA13-like codes for MDATTLELMDSGGGGGVVSGGSMSTVSSSCSHPDESELELGLGLSLGGSKSAPWGQYGRILTAEDFPSGVSKSSSSSSCSSATKANNASCGTKRAADSSSPPRSGVSQVVGWPPIRTYRMNSLVSQTTKSPAVEEFSSSTVEKSKSKVIVVDKTRGGSKINSDAKDKSFVKASLFVKVNMDGVMIGRKVDLGAHTNYEDLVCTLDEMFFMPTTTAHTRCSNLEEKNAMTDAAARPRLLDGSSEFVLTYEDKDGDWMLVGDVPWEIFVCSVKRLRIVRKSEANGLGTTPTMHQERNGRPRTKPI; via the exons ATGGATGCTACTACTCTTGAATTGATGGacagtggtggtggtggtggagtggTTTCTGGGGGTTCAATGTCAAcagtttcttcttcttgttcacACCCAGATGAGTCTGAGCTTGAATTGGGCCTTGGGTTGAGTCTGGGTGGCTCAAAGTCTGCTCCTTGGGGCCAATATGGCAGGATCTTGACagctgaggatttcccttctggGGTTTcaaagtcttcttcttcttcttcatgttCCTCTGCAACTAAAGCCAACAATGCTTCTTGTGGCACCAAGAGAGCTGCAGATTCTAGTTCCCCTCCTCGTTCTGGTGTCAg TCAGGTTGTGGGATGGCCTCCTATCAGAACGTATAGAATGAACAGCTTAGTCAGCCAGACGACGAAATCTCCAGCTGTGGAAGAGTTTTCCTCGTCCACAGTCGAGAAAAGCAAGAGCAAAGTCATCGTTGTGGACAAAACCCGAGGTGGCAGCAAGATTAACAGCGATGCTAAGGATAAAAGTTTCGTCAAGGCGTCCTTGTTTGTGAAGGTGAATATGGATGGAGTTATGATCGGGAGGAAGGTCGACCTCGGTGCTCATACCAACTACGAGGACTTAGTGTGCACCTTGGACGAGATGTTCTTTATGCCCACCACAACTGCCCACACAAGAT GTTCAAACCTCGAAGAGAAAAACGCTATGACAGATGCCGCTGCTCGCCCGAGACTGTTGGATGGATCATCTGAATTCGTGCTTACTTATGAAGACAAAGACGGTGATTGGATGCTCGTTGGAGACGTTCCATGGGA GATATTCGTTTGCTCGGTCAAGAGGTTGAGGATCGTGAGAAAATCCGAGGCCAATGGGCTGGGAACAA CTCCAACTATGCATCAAGAAAGGAACGGGAGACCGAGGACTAAGCCGATATGA